The Bacteroidota bacterium genome window below encodes:
- a CDS encoding inositol monophosphatase, which yields MEIQELQKLCIDVTLLTKEVGHFILEERKTFSQSQIEKKGHNDLVSYVDKTAEERIVLKLKSLLPEAGFYTEEATDNSKGEKYNWIIDPLDGTTNFIHGIPCFCISIALLENDELILGVVHELNLDECFYAWKSGGAFMNGKSISVSSINKLSDSLIATGFPYHNYDRMIPYMQVFDWCMRNTHGLRRLGSAAADLAYVACGRFEAFYEYGLNAWDVAGGAIIVKEAGGHVTDFNGGSNFIFGGELIAANKKVHTEMYNVISTEFQKN from the coding sequence TTTTATTTTAGAAGAAAGAAAAACATTTTCTCAGAGTCAAATTGAGAAAAAAGGACATAACGATCTTGTATCCTATGTCGACAAAACTGCTGAAGAGCGAATTGTACTAAAATTAAAATCACTTCTTCCTGAGGCCGGATTCTATACGGAAGAAGCAACAGATAATTCCAAAGGTGAAAAGTACAACTGGATCATTGACCCGTTAGATGGTACAACTAATTTTATTCATGGGATTCCATGTTTTTGTATTTCAATCGCCTTACTTGAAAATGACGAACTGATTCTGGGTGTTGTTCACGAGTTAAATCTGGATGAATGCTTTTATGCATGGAAATCCGGAGGTGCATTTATGAATGGCAAAAGTATATCGGTCTCTTCAATCAATAAACTTTCTGATTCTTTGATCGCCACAGGATTTCCTTACCACAATTACGATAGAATGATTCCGTATATGCAAGTCTTCGACTGGTGTATGCGGAATACTCATGGATTACGTCGCTTAGGTTCAGCTGCTGCAGATCTTGCTTATGTAGCCTGCGGAAGGTTTGAAGCGTTCTATGAATATGGACTGAATGCCTGGGATGTTGCAGGTGGTGCAATCATTGTCAAAGAAGCCGGCGGCCATGTTACAGATTTTAACGGAGGCAGCAATTTTATTTTCGGCGGAGAATTGATCGCAGCAAATAAAAAAGTTCATACTGAAATGTACAATGTTATCAGTACTGAGTTTCAAAAAAATTGA
- a CDS encoding DUF1003 domain-containing protein: MEKKFISDISKASFSPEEKVQVATINSRIFSLIKTDHPEITVDSCISVSELNEYREKYISNYLQSEIGELSELENTVIASVKNSELLVHSVEETEVKLTSAQKLADSVATFGGSWKFIISFGLFILIWITINVAWFTNKGYDPYPFILLNLILSCIAALQAPVIMMSQNRQEEKDRERAKKDYMINLKSELEIRMLHEKIDHLILHQQQELIEIQKVQIEMMGDIIKKIKMNEK; this comes from the coding sequence ATGGAAAAGAAATTTATCAGCGACATTTCAAAGGCTTCATTTTCTCCTGAAGAAAAAGTGCAGGTTGCGACAATCAATTCAAGGATCTTTTCTTTAATTAAAACTGACCATCCGGAGATCACAGTGGATTCATGTATTTCAGTTTCAGAACTGAATGAGTATAGGGAAAAGTATATTTCAAATTATCTGCAAAGTGAAATCGGAGAATTATCGGAACTGGAAAATACTGTTATTGCATCAGTAAAAAACAGTGAGTTACTTGTACATTCCGTCGAAGAAACAGAAGTTAAATTGACTTCAGCACAGAAGTTAGCTGATTCAGTTGCAACTTTTGGCGGAAGCTGGAAATTCATTATTTCATTTGGTCTGTTTATACTTATCTGGATCACTATTAACGTAGCATGGTTCACGAATAAAGGCTATGACCCTTATCCATTTATTTTACTTAATCTCATTTTGTCGTGTATTGCAGCATTGCAGGCACCGGTAATTATGATGAGTCAAAATCGCCAGGAAGAAAAAGACCGTGAACGTGCAAAGAAAGATTATATGATCAATCTGAAATCAGAGCTGGAGATCCGGATGCTCCATGAAAAAATTGATCATTTGATTCTGCATCAACAGCAGGAATTAATAGAAATCCAAAAAGTTCAGATAGAGATGATGGGCGACATTATCAAAAAGATCAAAATGAATGAAAAATGA
- a CDS encoding GNAT family N-acetyltransferase, whose amino-acid sequence METILKTEKFELRSFRPEDINDVFKGLSDPQVIRYYGISYQSLEETKAQMDWFIDLEKNRTGQWWAIRLKSDNSFAGGIGFNHFQSQHYCAEMGFWLLPQFWGQGILNELIPLVFQYAVSNWNLHRMEAVAETENLQCIKLLEKTGFVFEGCRRECEYKNGKFIDLNIYAKLAK is encoded by the coding sequence ATGGAAACCATTCTTAAGACAGAAAAGTTCGAATTGCGGAGTTTCAGACCCGAAGATATCAATGATGTTTTTAAAGGTCTTTCTGATCCGCAGGTTATCCGTTACTATGGGATCAGTTACCAGTCACTTGAGGAAACAAAAGCCCAGATGGATTGGTTCATTGACCTTGAAAAGAACAGGACCGGACAATGGTGGGCAATTCGATTAAAGTCAGATAATAGTTTTGCAGGAGGAATTGGATTCAATCATTTTCAATCGCAGCATTACTGTGCAGAAATGGGATTCTGGCTGTTACCGCAATTCTGGGGACAAGGCATTTTGAATGAATTGATTCCATTAGTTTTTCAATATGCAGTCAGTAACTGGAATCTTCATAGAATGGAGGCAGTGGCAGAAACGGAAAATCTACAGTGCATAAAATTACTTGAAAAGACCGGATTTGTTTTTGAAGGCTGCAGGCGCGAATGCGAATATAAAAATGGTAAATTTATCGACTTGAATATTTATGCTAAGCTCGCCAAATAA
- a CDS encoding T9SS type A sorting domain-containing protein, translating to MKFPKLVITLLSLLCLNQGVNATTFRVLFLGNSYTEVNDLPQIISNIASSNGDSLSYLSYTPGGHTLQNHFTDPISISLINQGSWDFVVLQEQSQLPSFPLGQVQISVYPYARQLDSLITLNNPCAETVFYMTWGREFGDASNCSSWPPVCTYEGMDSLLRLRYLEMAFNNNAIVSPVGALWNHIRMNYPTIELYQIDESHPSVEGSYAAACCFYASIFRKDPTTITYDFGIHQPKVDWIRQAAKDIVFNNMSDWFIGNYDPKSNYNYMNLGGNAVTFENVSSNSVSYRWDFNDGSYSTLKDPIHYFSGVGLYDVALVSYNCSYSDTNVMIVNVTNTDIQQLSDINGIVLYPNPATDFIEINGIPQGHTNCTLQIVNLLGEVVLNSKIDTTSDFKVDVQNLQDGFYFVNITSREGFLKSIPFVLK from the coding sequence ATGAAATTTCCTAAGTTAGTGATAACATTGTTGTCACTATTATGCCTGAACCAAGGTGTGAATGCAACAACCTTCAGGGTGCTTTTTTTAGGAAACAGTTATACAGAAGTAAATGATCTGCCTCAGATAATTTCGAACATTGCATCATCAAACGGGGATTCACTTTCTTATTTGTCGTATACACCGGGTGGACATACATTGCAAAATCATTTTACAGATCCTATATCTATCTCATTGATCAATCAGGGAAGTTGGGATTTTGTTGTATTACAGGAACAGAGTCAGTTGCCATCTTTTCCATTGGGACAAGTTCAGATTTCTGTTTATCCCTATGCCCGACAACTTGATAGTCTGATAACATTGAATAATCCTTGTGCTGAAACGGTTTTCTATATGACATGGGGTAGAGAATTCGGAGATGCAAGCAATTGTTCATCGTGGCCGCCGGTATGTACATATGAAGGAATGGATAGTTTGCTTCGGCTTCGTTATCTCGAAATGGCATTCAATAATAATGCAATCGTGTCGCCGGTTGGAGCTTTATGGAATCACATTCGCATGAACTATCCTACTATAGAATTATATCAGATTGATGAAAGTCATCCATCAGTTGAAGGATCCTACGCTGCAGCATGTTGTTTTTATGCCAGCATTTTCAGAAAGGATCCGACAACAATAACATATGATTTTGGAATTCATCAACCAAAAGTCGATTGGATTCGTCAGGCAGCAAAAGATATTGTTTTTAATAATATGTCAGATTGGTTTATTGGAAATTATGATCCAAAGTCAAATTATAATTATATGAACCTTGGTGGAAATGCAGTTACATTTGAGAATGTCTCCTCTAATTCGGTTAGTTATCGGTGGGACTTTAATGATGGAAGTTACTCAACACTAAAAGATCCTATTCATTATTTTTCCGGTGTTGGATTGTACGATGTTGCATTAGTTTCTTACAATTGTTCTTATTCAGATACGAATGTTATGATTGTGAATGTTACAAATACTGATATACAACAATTATCTGATATAAATGGAATAGTTCTATATCCAAATCCTGCGACAGATTTTATAGAGATCAATGGAATACCTCAAGGGCATACAAATTGCACACTGCAAATAGTAAACTTATTGGGAGAAGTTGTTCTCAATTCAAAAATTGATACGACTTCCGATTTTAAAGTTGATGTACAGAATTTGCAGGATGGATTTTATTTTGTTAACATTACTTCCAGGGAAGGCTTCCTGAAATCAATACCATTTGTTTTGAAATAA
- a CDS encoding gliding motility-associated C-terminal domain-containing protein — MKRILTLILFFFSFKSFSQSTFVKTFGNIHSDMGTSLVESFDKGIILAVASSTNTINLQACLVKTDVNGALQWSKNKQVGNYSYPQTVIETRDSGILIFGSANYNPTLNGNDDFLFLLKTDSAGNDLWSKEYRLSANDRPVKLLKAASGGFIMCSIGDYNLGSYSKANIVRLEEDGSIRWSKSLFLPYGIHPWSIVESIDGNICIAGNCVGYSPIFFYDIAVCYLDSSCNEIWSKVFQTYYDDECNVLTTNSAGELFISGRAYSIAREWDVFHLKLDKTGTIQYQKLYDAGTSNGEVMRTGIAYDDGSTLLLGDVGGWDERDIAMMRINSDGSIRWSRRYPFSPNFTNYPYDIIKTSDQAFVYTGDIRPPAYYRDAALIRTTNFGEITCYLDTVIFTAYQDTLTEIIPTLLITNNNSVPIDSLINEPLNLITDKTACQQIFPIPDFTFTEDTICTSQCVSFTDLSLNQPISWYWTFSNADSTFSILQNPENICFPSKGKFNVTLAVTNSDGSASITKEITVGSECPVVPYVIPNVFTPDGDGKNDIFEIENLPVTAKISIFNRWGIQMFSSGTKKRFWTGFDEKGTKASDGVYYYVVNDSGIIYKGTIQLIGAN; from the coding sequence ATGAAGAGAATACTCACCCTAATCCTATTCTTTTTTTCATTCAAATCATTTTCTCAAAGCACATTTGTAAAAACTTTTGGAAACATCCACAGCGATATGGGAACTTCTCTTGTTGAAAGTTTTGACAAAGGAATTATTTTGGCGGTAGCTTCAAGTACGAACACTATCAATCTTCAGGCATGTCTCGTAAAAACCGATGTAAATGGAGCTTTACAATGGAGTAAAAATAAACAAGTCGGAAATTATTCCTATCCACAGACTGTCATCGAAACAAGAGATTCCGGAATACTGATCTTTGGAAGCGCAAACTATAATCCGACATTAAATGGCAATGATGATTTTTTGTTTTTGCTGAAAACAGATTCAGCAGGAAATGATCTCTGGTCAAAAGAATACAGGTTATCAGCAAATGATCGTCCGGTAAAGTTGCTCAAAGCTGCATCCGGTGGATTTATCATGTGTTCAATCGGTGACTATAATTTAGGAAGCTATTCAAAGGCAAATATTGTCAGGCTCGAAGAAGATGGTTCAATCCGATGGTCCAAAAGTCTGTTTTTACCCTATGGCATCCATCCATGGTCAATCGTCGAATCAATTGATGGTAACATTTGTATAGCCGGAAATTGTGTTGGTTATAGTCCGATCTTCTTCTATGATATTGCTGTGTGTTATCTGGATTCTTCCTGTAATGAAATTTGGTCGAAAGTATTTCAGACATATTACGACGATGAATGCAATGTGCTCACAACAAATTCCGCAGGAGAACTTTTTATCAGCGGTCGTGCATATTCAATCGCAAGAGAGTGGGATGTGTTTCATCTCAAATTAGATAAAACAGGAACCATTCAATACCAAAAATTATATGATGCCGGCACTTCTAATGGAGAGGTTATGCGCACCGGAATTGCTTATGACGATGGAAGTACATTGCTCTTAGGTGATGTTGGTGGCTGGGATGAAAGAGATATTGCCATGATGCGAATTAACTCTGATGGAAGTATTCGTTGGAGCAGACGTTATCCTTTTTCACCGAATTTTACAAACTATCCATACGACATAATCAAAACTTCAGATCAGGCATTTGTCTATACAGGAGATATCCGCCCGCCAGCCTATTATCGTGATGCTGCGTTGATCCGGACAACCAATTTTGGAGAAATAACCTGCTATCTGGATACAGTAATTTTCACAGCCTATCAGGACACATTGACTGAAATTATTCCGACTCTTTTGATCACTAATAATAACAGTGTGCCAATCGATTCTTTAATAAATGAACCACTTAATCTGATCACAGACAAAACTGCCTGTCAGCAGATCTTTCCAATTCCAGATTTCACATTTACAGAAGACACGATCTGTACTTCGCAGTGTGTTTCATTCACAGATCTGTCGTTGAATCAACCAATTTCATGGTACTGGACATTTTCAAATGCAGATTCTACATTTTCAATTCTTCAGAATCCGGAAAATATATGTTTCCCATCAAAAGGAAAATTCAATGTTACATTAGCAGTTACAAATTCCGATGGATCAGCATCGATCACGAAAGAGATCACAGTTGGAAGTGAATGTCCTGTTGTTCCATACGTAATTCCAAATGTCTTCACTCCGGATGGCGATGGAAAGAATGATATTTTCGAAATTGAAAATCTGCCCGTCACTGCAAAGATCAGCATTTTTAACCGCTGGGGAATTCAGATGTTTAGTTCCGGAACGAAAAAAAGATTCTGGACAGGTTTTGATGAGAAAGGAACCAAAGCGAGCGATGGAGTTTATTATTATGTTGTGAATGACAGCGGGATAATTTATAAAGGAACAATTCAGCTGATAGGAGCTAACTAA
- a CDS encoding DUF4294 domain-containing protein, whose product MKKSGVFIIFLLSILASVSAFSQDTLKGKMLPYIIEEEDTIYVVNLHLVTVEAEGPDYLKNLQAYYRLRFNVIKVYPYARLAAVKLNEMNSKMSTMKTDREKRKYRKGVEEQVRKDFEDQLKKLSVNQGKVLIKLIDRETGHSSYELIKDLKGSMNAFFAQGMAKLFGHDLKGKYDPIGDDKTIESIVQQIERGEIQF is encoded by the coding sequence ATGAAAAAATCAGGCGTTTTTATAATCTTTCTACTTAGCATCCTTGCTTCAGTTTCCGCTTTTTCACAAGACACGCTAAAAGGAAAAATGTTGCCTTACATCATTGAAGAGGAAGACACTATTTATGTGGTCAATTTACATTTAGTAACAGTAGAAGCAGAGGGCCCCGATTATTTAAAGAATCTCCAGGCCTATTATCGTTTGCGTTTTAATGTCATCAAAGTTTATCCATATGCGCGATTAGCAGCTGTCAAACTGAATGAAATGAATTCGAAGATGTCGACTATGAAAACCGACAGAGAGAAAAGAAAATACAGAAAAGGAGTAGAAGAACAAGTCCGCAAAGATTTCGAAGATCAATTAAAAAAATTAAGCGTCAACCAGGGAAAAGTACTCATCAAACTCATCGACAGAGAAACCGGTCACAGTTCCTATGAATTAATAAAAGACCTCAAAGGTTCCATGAATGCATTCTTCGCTCAAGGAATGGCCAAACTTTTCGGACATGATCTTAAAGGCAAATACGACCCGATCGGCGATGATAAAACGATTGAATCGATAGTGCAGCAGATAGAGCGGGGAGAAATTCAGTTTTGA
- the accC gene encoding acetyl-CoA carboxylase biotin carboxylase subunit, whose product MKKLLIANRGEIAIRVMRSAREMGIKTVAVFSEADRNALHVRYADEAVCIGPAPSSQSYLVMENIIKAAKDTGADAIHPGYGFLSENAAFADLVKASGIIFVGPTGDSMRMMGSKLAAKATAESHNIPLVPGTAKAIDDVNEAKLIAEKIGFPILIKASAGGGGKGMRIVQNKEEFEEQMKLAVSEAISSFGDGAVFIERYVGSPRHIEIQVLGDTHGNVVHLFERECSVQRRHQKVIEEAPSSVLTEKIREEMGRCAVQVAKACKYFGAGTVEFLLDENLNFYFLEMNTRLQVEHPVTEYITGLDLVKEQIKVARGEKLSFKQEDLKILGHAMEIRVYAEDPENNFLPDIGTLQSYKAPQGPGVRCDDAYEEGMEIPIYYDPMIAKLITYGKDRKESIDRMIRAIDDYQISGVKTTLPFCRFVMNHEAFISGNFDTHFVKKYFVPGSAKASAEDEMKIAALLAVKTMQKGIKATANNQTATQSVSMWKQNRLRNND is encoded by the coding sequence ATGAAAAAACTACTAATAGCTAACCGCGGCGAGATCGCCATCCGGGTAATGCGTTCAGCGCGGGAGATGGGGATTAAGACGGTTGCTGTTTTTTCGGAAGCAGATAGAAATGCATTGCATGTTCGGTATGCTGATGAAGCGGTTTGTATTGGTCCGGCGCCTTCATCGCAGAGTTATCTGGTGATGGAGAATATTATCAAAGCCGCTAAAGATACAGGTGCTGATGCCATTCATCCCGGTTATGGTTTTCTTTCTGAGAATGCAGCATTCGCTGATCTGGTAAAAGCTTCGGGAATTATTTTTGTTGGTCCGACGGGTGATTCAATGCGCATGATGGGAAGTAAACTCGCTGCAAAAGCAACGGCAGAATCGCATAATATTCCATTAGTACCGGGCACTGCAAAAGCAATTGATGATGTGAATGAAGCAAAGTTGATCGCAGAGAAAATTGGTTTTCCGATTTTGATTAAAGCATCTGCGGGCGGTGGTGGAAAAGGTATGCGCATCGTTCAGAATAAAGAAGAGTTTGAAGAGCAGATGAAACTTGCTGTCAGCGAAGCGATCTCAAGTTTTGGTGATGGTGCAGTTTTCATAGAAAGATATGTGGGCTCACCACGACATATAGAGATCCAGGTGTTAGGTGATACACACGGAAATGTTGTACATCTTTTCGAAAGAGAATGCAGTGTACAGCGTCGACATCAGAAAGTAATTGAAGAAGCACCTTCATCGGTTCTGACCGAAAAGATCCGCGAAGAAATGGGTCGCTGTGCTGTGCAGGTTGCTAAGGCTTGTAAATATTTCGGTGCAGGAACAGTTGAATTTTTATTAGATGAAAATCTGAATTTTTATTTTCTTGAAATGAATACCCGCTTGCAGGTAGAACATCCGGTCACAGAATATATCACAGGACTTGATCTTGTAAAAGAACAGATCAAGGTTGCAAGAGGAGAGAAACTTTCATTCAAACAGGAAGACCTGAAAATTTTAGGACATGCAATGGAGATCCGTGTGTATGCAGAAGATCCTGAAAATAATTTTTTACCTGATATCGGAACACTGCAATCTTACAAAGCTCCACAAGGTCCGGGCGTACGATGTGATGATGCCTATGAAGAAGGAATGGAAATTCCGATCTATTATGATCCGATGATTGCTAAGTTGATCACATACGGCAAAGACAGAAAAGAGTCGATCGACAGAATGATCCGTGCGATCGACGACTATCAGATCAGTGGAGTAAAAACGACTTTGCCTTTTTGCCGGTTTGTAATGAATCATGAAGCATTTATCAGTGGAAATTTTGATACGCATTTTGTAAAAAAATATTTTGTTCCCGGTTCAGCGAAAGCATCGGCTGAAGATGAAATGAAAATAGCTGCTTTATTGGCCGTAAAAACGATGCAGAAAGGAATAAAAGCCACTGCAAACAATCAAACAGCCACTCAATCCGTTTCCATGTGGAAACAAAACCGTCTGAGAAATAACGATTAG
- the speB gene encoding agmatinase: protein MNQLPAADGFLALPDETDYQTAKYVIQQVPYEHTSSYLEGSAKGPAAIVSASHFVEFYDEELDAESYRNGGIVTMEEMDFGTKVDEAAMILIDEETTKHINAGKYVVSLGAEHTVTNGFVRAHRRKYPEMAVLQIDAHSDLRESYHDNIYSHASVMKRVHDMTVPLVQIGIRAQCKEEADLIKSSDIINTFYAHQIRKDDKWMDKAIACLPKHVYLSIDADGFDPSIMPAVGTAEPNGLFWSETLQFLRRVFAEREVIGFDVLKCAPIEGSILSESTLAKLVYRLIGYHSVKK from the coding sequence ATGAACCAACTCCCCGCCGCAGACGGCTTTCTGGCCCTTCCGGACGAAACCGACTATCAAACTGCAAAGTACGTCATCCAGCAAGTACCATACGAACATACTTCCTCTTACCTTGAAGGATCAGCAAAAGGTCCTGCAGCAATTGTGAGTGCTTCTCATTTTGTTGAATTCTATGATGAAGAGCTCGATGCTGAAAGCTATCGTAATGGAGGAATTGTGACGATGGAAGAAATGGATTTCGGTACGAAGGTCGATGAAGCAGCAATGATCCTGATCGATGAAGAAACAACAAAGCACATCAATGCCGGAAAATATGTTGTTTCATTGGGAGCTGAACATACGGTAACAAATGGTTTTGTCCGTGCGCACAGAAGAAAATATCCGGAAATGGCAGTGCTGCAGATCGATGCACACTCTGATCTCCGTGAATCGTATCACGATAATATTTATTCTCACGCTTCAGTGATGAAACGTGTGCACGATATGACTGTTCCACTGGTACAGATCGGTATCCGCGCTCAATGCAAAGAAGAAGCAGATCTTATCAAGTCGTCAGATATCATCAATACTTTTTACGCACATCAGATCCGTAAAGACGACAAGTGGATGGATAAAGCAATTGCATGTTTACCAAAACATGTGTACCTTTCAATTGATGCCGATGGATTTGATCCGTCTATCATGCCTGCAGTAGGTACAGCAGAACCAAACGGATTATTCTGGTCTGAGACTTTACAATTTCTCCGCAGAGTTTTCGCAGAAAGAGAAGTGATCGGATTTGATGTTCTGAAATGTGCACCGATTGAAGGAAGCATTCTGTCGGAGTCTACGTTGGCGAAACTTGTGTATCGGTTGATAGGGTATCATTCTGTTAAGAAGTAA
- the sucC gene encoding ADP-forming succinate--CoA ligase subunit beta has protein sequence MNIHEYQGKSILKSFGVGIQEGIVADTPEQAVEAAKELTKTTGTNWWVIKAQIHAGGRGKGGGVKLAKSLDEVKERATNIIGMNLITPQTGPQGKKVNKVLVAQDVYYPGASPTKEFYVSVLLNRQTGRNIIMYSTEGGMDIEEVAEHNPHLIHKEEIDPSVGLQGFQTRKIAFNLGLSGEAFKQMTKFIASLYKAYDSIDASMFEINPVLKTSDDKIIAVDAKVNFDENGLFRHPDYLAMRDVTEEDATEVEAGEHNLNYVKLDGNVGCMVNGAGLAMATMDIIKLAGGEPANFLDVGGTANAARVEQAFRIILKDPNVKAILVNIFGGIVRCDRVAQGIVDAYKNIGEIPVPIIVRLQGTNAVEAKKIIDESGLKVFSAIQLKEAADLVNTVLKK, from the coding sequence ATGAATATTCACGAATATCAAGGAAAATCGATTTTAAAATCATTTGGTGTAGGCATTCAGGAAGGAATCGTTGCAGATACTCCTGAACAAGCAGTTGAAGCCGCGAAAGAGTTAACAAAAACTACCGGAACCAACTGGTGGGTGATCAAAGCTCAGATCCATGCTGGTGGCCGTGGAAAAGGCGGTGGCGTGAAGCTTGCCAAAAGTCTTGATGAAGTAAAAGAAAGAGCGACCAATATTATCGGAATGAATCTCATCACTCCGCAAACCGGTCCGCAGGGAAAGAAAGTAAACAAAGTATTAGTAGCTCAGGATGTTTATTATCCGGGTGCATCTCCAACGAAAGAGTTTTATGTAAGCGTACTTCTGAATCGTCAGACTGGTAGAAATATCATCATGTATTCGACAGAAGGTGGAATGGACATAGAAGAAGTTGCAGAACACAATCCGCATCTGATTCACAAAGAAGAGATCGATCCTTCTGTAGGGCTTCAGGGATTTCAAACAAGAAAGATCGCTTTCAATCTTGGCCTGAGTGGAGAAGCTTTTAAGCAAATGACAAAATTCATTGCTTCACTTTATAAAGCATACGATTCAATTGATGCATCGATGTTTGAGATCAATCCTGTTCTTAAAACTTCAGATGATAAGATCATTGCAGTTGATGCAAAAGTAAACTTTGACGAAAACGGATTGTTCCGTCATCCTGATTACCTTGCAATGCGTGATGTTACCGAAGAAGATGCAACAGAAGTAGAAGCAGGCGAGCATAATCTGAACTATGTAAAACTGGACGGTAATGTCGGTTGCATGGTGAATGGCGCCGGACTTGCAATGGCTACGATGGATATCATCAAGCTTGCCGGCGGAGAGCCTGCTAACTTTCTAGACGTAGGTGGTACAGCAAATGCAGCACGTGTTGAGCAGGCATTCCGGATCATTCTGAAAGATCCGAATGTAAAAGCAATATTAGTGAACATCTTTGGTGGTATCGTTCGTTGCGACAGAGTTGCGCAGGGAATTGTTGATGCTTATAAAAATATCGGAGAAATTCCGGTTCCAATCATCGTAAGATTACAGGGAACAAATGCAGTTGAAGCCAAAAAGATCATCGACGAAAGTGGATTGAAAGTTTTCTCAGCTATACAGTTGAAAGAAGCAGCGGATCTGGTGAATACAGTACTTAAGAAGTAA
- a CDS encoding DinB family protein — translation MATPILPPAQGTISDYYESYRQHIMENDMFKGLVAQGELTHQFIKSLPEKQGDNRYQEGKWSVKEVLGHILDTERILTYRILCFMRGERQALPGFEENDYVRNSNYSTRTLKDIGEELYAVRQSTVHMIMNMDQNSLDDVGIANGAEVSIRALIYMVLVHERHHVKFIKKTYLNQ, via the coding sequence ATGGCCACACCAATTCTTCCACCAGCACAAGGTACTATCAGCGATTACTATGAATCTTACCGCCAGCATATCATGGAAAATGATATGTTCAAAGGACTGGTAGCACAAGGTGAACTTACCCACCAATTTATAAAATCGCTTCCCGAAAAGCAAGGTGATAACCGGTATCAGGAAGGAAAATGGTCTGTTAAGGAAGTGCTGGGGCATATCCTGGATACTGAACGAATTCTAACATACCGGATCTTATGTTTTATGCGTGGTGAGAGGCAAGCATTGCCCGGATTTGAAGAAAATGATTACGTCAGAAACAGCAATTATTCAACAAGAACATTAAAGGATATTGGAGAAGAATTGTATGCTGTCCGGCAATCAACGGTTCATATGATCATGAATATGGATCAGAACAGCCTGGATGATGTAGGAATTGCAAATGGAGCAGAAGTAAGCATCAGGGCTTTGATCTATATGGTGCTGGTTCATGAACGTCACCATGTGAAGTTTATTAAAAAGACTTACTTAAATCAGTAA